The Salvia miltiorrhiza cultivar Shanhuang (shh) chromosome 1, IMPLAD_Smil_shh, whole genome shotgun sequence genome has a window encoding:
- the LOC131007778 gene encoding uncharacterized protein At4g04775, which produces MENSSASSQSSPKVRCKPGNTNNPQGELRCDHDLPVEHFTSKTELNPFQRFYCCRIRDIEDCGVWHWIDPELTSHYKGCFHNLQVQRNRARQLLDINGMRAQVESLTLEASALKEELALQIEAFRELKKQNAAMEVMMAKLHRKNKIFLLFLLLLGVWIYL; this is translated from the coding sequence ATGGAGAATTCATCGGCCTCCTCGCAATCGTCCCCCAAGGTGCGTTGTAAACCCGGAAACACCAATAACCCCCAAGGTGAGTTGAGGTGCGACCACGATCTTCCAGTGGAGCATTTCACATCCAAGACCGAGTTGAACCCTTTTCAGAGGTTCTACTGCTGCCGAATTCGTGATATTGAAGATTGTGGTGTTTGGCACTGGATAGATCCAGAGCTCACTTCGCACTACAAGGGCTGTTTCCACAATTTGCAGGTTCAAAGGAACAGAGCCCGTCAGCTTCTTGACATAAATGGCATGAGGGCACAAGTGGAATCATTGACGTTGGAAGCTTCTGCGTTGAAGGAAGAACTTGCCCTTCAAATTGAAGCCTTTAGAGAGCTCAAGAAGCAGAATGCTGCAATGGAGGTGATGATGGCCAAATTGCACAGGAAGAATAAGATTTTCTTGTTGTTCTTGTTATTGTTGGGTGTGTGGATTTATCTATGA
- the LOC131024221 gene encoding uncharacterized protein LOC131024221, translated as MKLVRSALWSANAVLSHQFQSPRVVRAFSASASPVSDDWDRVNSSDFFGDSQQGNSGDVNSSRMTSFYGKLGKLEKAAHDAYGMGGVFGDNMNSLADGMDYKLKKAATYFEFDPFEVTRDDYTFRPDVNFQSGMSYETKDLDLRKPGVRKPSKRMEFVTTTKEVLREADFRNVKFLAKFITEAGIIDKRSKTGISAKAQRKVAREIKTARAFGLMPFTTMGTKQFKYGDTMEAMDRDFEFEPSYDHTFVEEGADA; from the exons ATGAAACTCGTCCGAAGCGCCCTGTGGTCTGCCAACGCCGTTTTGTCTCATCAGTTTCAGAGCCCTCGTGTTGTTCGAGCATTTTCAGCTAGCGCGTCTCCTG TTAGTGATGATTGGGACAGAGTCAACTCGTCTGATTTCTTTGGGGATTCTCAGCAAGGCAATTCTGGCGATGTGAATTCCTCTAGAATGACTTCCTTTTACGGCAAGCTTGGAAAGCTTGAGAAGGCGGCACATGATGCATATGGGATGGGAGGAGTTTTCGGTGATAATATGAATTCATTGGCAGACGGGATGGACTATAAATTAAAGAAAGCTGCCACCTACTTTGAGTTTGATCCATTCGAAGTGACTAGAGATGATTATACTTTCAGGCCTGATGTTAATTTCCAGAGTGGGATGTCTTATGAAACCAAG GATCTTGATCTGAGAAAGCCTGGAGTGCGTAAGCCTAGCAAAAGGATGGAGTTTGTAACAACAACAAAGGAAGTATTACGAGAAGCTGATTTCAGG AATGTCAAATTCCTAGCAAAGTTCATCACTGAGGCTGGCATCATCGACAAGAGGAGTAAG ACTGGAATCAGTGCCAAGGCTCAGAGGAAAGTTGCCCGTGAGATCAAGACTGCTCGTGCATTTGGCTTGATGCCTTTCACCACAATGGGAACAAAACAATTCAAATACGGGGATACAATGGAAGCCATGGATCGTGATTTTGAATTCGAGCCCTCGTATGATCACACTTTTGTCGAGGAAGGAGCGGATGCTTGA
- the LOC131024243 gene encoding peamaclein isoform X1, which translates to MHVLFLGNSIKFRANMKPMILGLVTLLLILTTAFAVEDVGGSSFCDSKCNVRCSKAGRRDRCLKYCGICCEKCNCVPSGTYGNKDECPCYRDMKNSKGNPKCP; encoded by the exons ATGCATGTTCTTTTTCTCG GCAATTCAATCAAATTTAGGGCAAACATGAAGCCTATGATTCTTGGATTGGTGACCCTTCTCCTAATTCTGACGACCGCATTCGCAGTTGAGGATGTCGGTGGGTCGAGCTTCTGCGACTCGAAGTGCAATGTACGGTGCTCGAAGGCCGGGCGACGCGACCGTTGCCTCAAGTACTGCGGGATATGTTGTGAGAAGTGCAATTGTGTGCCGTCGGGAACTTATGGGAACAAAGACGAGTGCCCTTGTTATAGGGACATGAAAAACTCTAAGGGCAACCCTAAGTGCCCTTAA
- the LOC131024243 gene encoding peamaclein isoform X2, with product MKPMILGLVTLLLILTTAFAVEDVGGSSFCDSKCNVRCSKAGRRDRCLKYCGICCEKCNCVPSGTYGNKDECPCYRDMKNSKGNPKCP from the coding sequence ATGAAGCCTATGATTCTTGGATTGGTGACCCTTCTCCTAATTCTGACGACCGCATTCGCAGTTGAGGATGTCGGTGGGTCGAGCTTCTGCGACTCGAAGTGCAATGTACGGTGCTCGAAGGCCGGGCGACGCGACCGTTGCCTCAAGTACTGCGGGATATGTTGTGAGAAGTGCAATTGTGTGCCGTCGGGAACTTATGGGAACAAAGACGAGTGCCCTTGTTATAGGGACATGAAAAACTCTAAGGGCAACCCTAAGTGCCCTTAA
- the LOC131024256 gene encoding G-type lectin S-receptor-like serine/threonine-protein kinase At5g35370 isoform X1 gives MDFLLCFSLITILSLHLSLASAALFTEFLYPNFTATNLKFVDNSGAFLISSNGAFKAAMFNPSAQQLRFYLCVIHAESNAVTWSANRDAPLSKSGSMTLTSDGIAITDEGGGGSLKWSTPPFRSPVSALQLTDTGNLVLLDQRNASLWESFRNPTDTLVMGQRLHAGTPLSSSVSPGDLSSGEYRLVLTASDAVLQWRNLTYWKMSMDVSVYVNSFSPVGFLEMNQSGLYLLGYDGGSSVVARLNLPVSGFRLAKIDQSGQFTITSYSGAIRKQDFTMPVDECRVPLICGKIGLCSRGASADNHACSCPVGFRANPNNSTACVPSEGTHYSLPVSCSHSDQSESSNSSNQLSYLQLGRGIDYFANDFARPDDYGVNVSQCQDLCSRDCSCLGFFYDNSSSSCYMLENAVGSVMMRASSSRLGFIKAAVRSPLSGFDGLNDEEAAGLPIVAVVLLPTSGLIVLLAIAILLWRKYNKPEIEFEKPKTYSKSMSFDDLEFSIPGLPQRFDYAELERATENFKTKIGTGGFGTVYKGMLQDKSLVAVKRITDLGVRGKSDFCTEIAVIGSVHHLNLVKLRGYCAQRRQWLLVYEYMNRGSLDKSLFGGGCPPLEWEERVEVALGAARGLAYLHSGCEHKIIHCDVKPENILLQDQNQVKLSDFGLAKLLSREDSSIFTTMRGTRGYLAPEWLTSSAVSDKTDVYSFGMVLLEIVSGRKNCMTRARSHSLLDDDNASSQGTSQTSAGHELVYFPLYALEMHEQGRYLELVDPRLAGRVTTQDVEKLVRVALCCVQEEPGLRPSMTSVVGMLEGKVPLGALRIEALNFLRFYGRRFVEASVAEETGGLSEVMVFPDANASQCSNMSLSNAGFSFISSHQISGPR, from the coding sequence ATGGATTTCTTGTTGTGTTTCTCTCTCATCACCATCCTCtctcttcatctctctctcgcatCCGCTGCTCTCTTCACAGAATTCTTATATCCAAATTTCACAGCAACAAATCTCAAATTCGTGGACAACTCCGGCGCGTTCTTGATCTCAAGCAATGGAGCGTTCAAGGCCGCCATGTTCAACCCCAGCGCGCAGCAGCTCCGCTTCTACCTCTGCGTCATCCACGCCGAGTCCAACGCCGTCACGTGGTCCGCCAACCGCGACGCGCCTCTCTCGAAGTCAGGGAGCATGACCCTCACCAGCGACGGCATCGCCATAACCGACGAGGGAGGAGGAGGGAGCCTCAAATGGTCCACTCCCCCCTTCCGGTCCCCAGTCTCCGCCTTGCAGCTGACGGACACCGGAAACCTCGTCCTTCTAGACCAGCGCAACGCGTCTCTATGGGAGAGCTTCCGCAATCCCACAGACACGCTCGTGATGGGACAGAGGCTGCATGCAGGCACGCCTCTCTCGAGTTCTGTCTCGCCTGGCGATCTCTCGTCAGGCGAGTACAGACTCGTTCTGACGGCTTCTGACGCCGTTCTGCAGTGGAGGAACCTAACGTACTGGAAGATGTCGATGGACGTCTCGGTGTATGTGAACTCGTTCTCGCCTGTCGGCTTCCTCGAGATGAACCAGTCAGGTCTGTATCTGCTTGGCTACGACGGAGGATCATCCGTCGTGGCTAGGCTAAACCTGCCAGTATCTGGCTTCAGGCTGGCCAAGATTGACCAGTCTGGCCAATTTACCATCACCAGCTACTCGGGAGCTATTCGAAAGCAGGATTTCACCATGCCTGTTGATGAGTGCCGCGTGCCACTCATTTGTGGGAAGATTGGATTATGTAGCCGCGGGGCATCTGCAGACAATCATGCCTGCAGCTGCCCCGTAGGCTTTCGAGCGAATCCAAACAACTCGACCGCCTGTGTCCCATCTGAGGGCACTCACTACTCCCTACCTGTTTCCTGCAGTCACTCTGATCAATCCGAGAGCTCCAATTCTTCGAATCAACTGTCTTACTTGCAGCTCGGCCGCGGTATAGATTACTTCGCCAATGACTTCGCTCGGCCTGACGATTACGGGGTGAACGTGTCACAGTGTCAAGACTTGTGTTCGCGTGATTGTTCCTGCCTAGGATTCTTCTACGACAACTCGTCTAGCTCATGTTACATGCTTGAAAACGCGGTTGGATCGGTCATGATGAGGGCGTCAAGCAGCCGGCTAGGGTTCATCAAGGCCGCCGTGAGATCTCCACTGTCGGGTTTTGATGGTTTGAACGATGAAGAGGCAGCTGGGCTACCTATAGTTGCGGTGGTGCTACTACCTACGAGTGGACTCATTGTTTTGCTTGCTATTGCAATTCTCCTATGGAGAAAGTATAATAAACCCGAGATCGAATTCGAGAAGCCAAAGACCTACTCCAAGTCGATGTCTTTTGATGATCTCGAATTCTCCATCCCCGGCTTGCCCCAGAGGTTCGACTACGCAGAGCTTGAACGAGCAACGGAGAATTTCAAGACAAAGATCGGAACCGGAGGGTTTGGAACCGTATACAAAGGTATGCTTCAAGATAAGTCACTTGTTGCAGTTAAGAGGATTACTGATTTGGGAGTGAGAGGCAAGAGTGACTTCTGCACTGAGATTGCCGTAATTGGAAGCGTTCATCATCTCAATCTGGTGAAGTTGAGAGGCTATTGTGCTCAAAGGAGGCAATGGCTCTTGGTGTATGAGTACATGAACCGGGGCTCGCTCGATAAGAGCCTGTTCGGGGGTGGCTGTCCGCCCCTCGAGTGGGAGGAGCGGGTCGAGGTTGCCCTCGGGGCCGCTCGGGGGCTTGCCTACTTGCATAGCGGGTGTGAGCACAAGATCATACATTGTGATGTGAAACCAGAGAACATACTCTTGCAAGACCAAAATCAGGTGAAACTGTCTGATTTTGGTCTTGCCAAGCTTCTCAGTCGTGAAGACTCCAGTATCTTCACGACCATGAGAGGCACCAGGGGGTATTTGGCTCCCGAGTGGCTCACGAGCTCCGCAGTCTCGGACAAGACTGACGTGTATAGTTTCGGGATGGTGTTGCTAGAGATTGTCAGCGGAAGGAAGAACTGCATGACAAGGGCGAGGAGCCATAGCCTCCTTGACGATGACAACGCCTCGTCCCAAggaacgtcccaaacttcagcAGGGCACGAGCTCGTTTACTTCCCGCTTTATGCATTGGAGATGCACGAGCAGGGGAGGTACCTGGAGCTCGTTGACCCGAGACTAGCTGGCAGAGTGACGACCCAGGATGTGGAGAAGCTGGTACGCGTGGCGTTGTGTTGTGTCCAGGAGGAGCCAGGGCTCAGGCCGTCCATGACGAGCGTGGTTGGTATGCTGGAAGGGAAAGTTCCGTTGGGCGCCTTGAGAATCGAGGCGCTCAACTTTTTGCGATTTTACGGGCGGAGGTTTGTGGAGGCCTCCGTTGCGGAGGAGACCGGAGGGCTTAGTGAAGTCATGGTGTTTCCAGATGCAAATGCTTCACAATGTAGCAATATGAGTCTGTCTAATGCTGGTTTTTCTTTTATCTCATCTCACCAAATTTCTGGTCCAAGATga
- the LOC131024256 gene encoding G-type lectin S-receptor-like serine/threonine-protein kinase At5g35370 isoform X2 gives MFNPSAQQLRFYLCVIHAESNAVTWSANRDAPLSKSGSMTLTSDGIAITDEGGGGSLKWSTPPFRSPVSALQLTDTGNLVLLDQRNASLWESFRNPTDTLVMGQRLHAGTPLSSSVSPGDLSSGEYRLVLTASDAVLQWRNLTYWKMSMDVSVYVNSFSPVGFLEMNQSGLYLLGYDGGSSVVARLNLPVSGFRLAKIDQSGQFTITSYSGAIRKQDFTMPVDECRVPLICGKIGLCSRGASADNHACSCPVGFRANPNNSTACVPSEGTHYSLPVSCSHSDQSESSNSSNQLSYLQLGRGIDYFANDFARPDDYGVNVSQCQDLCSRDCSCLGFFYDNSSSSCYMLENAVGSVMMRASSSRLGFIKAAVRSPLSGFDGLNDEEAAGLPIVAVVLLPTSGLIVLLAIAILLWRKYNKPEIEFEKPKTYSKSMSFDDLEFSIPGLPQRFDYAELERATENFKTKIGTGGFGTVYKGMLQDKSLVAVKRITDLGVRGKSDFCTEIAVIGSVHHLNLVKLRGYCAQRRQWLLVYEYMNRGSLDKSLFGGGCPPLEWEERVEVALGAARGLAYLHSGCEHKIIHCDVKPENILLQDQNQVKLSDFGLAKLLSREDSSIFTTMRGTRGYLAPEWLTSSAVSDKTDVYSFGMVLLEIVSGRKNCMTRARSHSLLDDDNASSQGTSQTSAGHELVYFPLYALEMHEQGRYLELVDPRLAGRVTTQDVEKLVRVALCCVQEEPGLRPSMTSVVGMLEGKVPLGALRIEALNFLRFYGRRFVEASVAEETGGLSEVMVFPDANASQCSNMSLSNAGFSFISSHQISGPR, from the coding sequence ATGTTCAACCCCAGCGCGCAGCAGCTCCGCTTCTACCTCTGCGTCATCCACGCCGAGTCCAACGCCGTCACGTGGTCCGCCAACCGCGACGCGCCTCTCTCGAAGTCAGGGAGCATGACCCTCACCAGCGACGGCATCGCCATAACCGACGAGGGAGGAGGAGGGAGCCTCAAATGGTCCACTCCCCCCTTCCGGTCCCCAGTCTCCGCCTTGCAGCTGACGGACACCGGAAACCTCGTCCTTCTAGACCAGCGCAACGCGTCTCTATGGGAGAGCTTCCGCAATCCCACAGACACGCTCGTGATGGGACAGAGGCTGCATGCAGGCACGCCTCTCTCGAGTTCTGTCTCGCCTGGCGATCTCTCGTCAGGCGAGTACAGACTCGTTCTGACGGCTTCTGACGCCGTTCTGCAGTGGAGGAACCTAACGTACTGGAAGATGTCGATGGACGTCTCGGTGTATGTGAACTCGTTCTCGCCTGTCGGCTTCCTCGAGATGAACCAGTCAGGTCTGTATCTGCTTGGCTACGACGGAGGATCATCCGTCGTGGCTAGGCTAAACCTGCCAGTATCTGGCTTCAGGCTGGCCAAGATTGACCAGTCTGGCCAATTTACCATCACCAGCTACTCGGGAGCTATTCGAAAGCAGGATTTCACCATGCCTGTTGATGAGTGCCGCGTGCCACTCATTTGTGGGAAGATTGGATTATGTAGCCGCGGGGCATCTGCAGACAATCATGCCTGCAGCTGCCCCGTAGGCTTTCGAGCGAATCCAAACAACTCGACCGCCTGTGTCCCATCTGAGGGCACTCACTACTCCCTACCTGTTTCCTGCAGTCACTCTGATCAATCCGAGAGCTCCAATTCTTCGAATCAACTGTCTTACTTGCAGCTCGGCCGCGGTATAGATTACTTCGCCAATGACTTCGCTCGGCCTGACGATTACGGGGTGAACGTGTCACAGTGTCAAGACTTGTGTTCGCGTGATTGTTCCTGCCTAGGATTCTTCTACGACAACTCGTCTAGCTCATGTTACATGCTTGAAAACGCGGTTGGATCGGTCATGATGAGGGCGTCAAGCAGCCGGCTAGGGTTCATCAAGGCCGCCGTGAGATCTCCACTGTCGGGTTTTGATGGTTTGAACGATGAAGAGGCAGCTGGGCTACCTATAGTTGCGGTGGTGCTACTACCTACGAGTGGACTCATTGTTTTGCTTGCTATTGCAATTCTCCTATGGAGAAAGTATAATAAACCCGAGATCGAATTCGAGAAGCCAAAGACCTACTCCAAGTCGATGTCTTTTGATGATCTCGAATTCTCCATCCCCGGCTTGCCCCAGAGGTTCGACTACGCAGAGCTTGAACGAGCAACGGAGAATTTCAAGACAAAGATCGGAACCGGAGGGTTTGGAACCGTATACAAAGGTATGCTTCAAGATAAGTCACTTGTTGCAGTTAAGAGGATTACTGATTTGGGAGTGAGAGGCAAGAGTGACTTCTGCACTGAGATTGCCGTAATTGGAAGCGTTCATCATCTCAATCTGGTGAAGTTGAGAGGCTATTGTGCTCAAAGGAGGCAATGGCTCTTGGTGTATGAGTACATGAACCGGGGCTCGCTCGATAAGAGCCTGTTCGGGGGTGGCTGTCCGCCCCTCGAGTGGGAGGAGCGGGTCGAGGTTGCCCTCGGGGCCGCTCGGGGGCTTGCCTACTTGCATAGCGGGTGTGAGCACAAGATCATACATTGTGATGTGAAACCAGAGAACATACTCTTGCAAGACCAAAATCAGGTGAAACTGTCTGATTTTGGTCTTGCCAAGCTTCTCAGTCGTGAAGACTCCAGTATCTTCACGACCATGAGAGGCACCAGGGGGTATTTGGCTCCCGAGTGGCTCACGAGCTCCGCAGTCTCGGACAAGACTGACGTGTATAGTTTCGGGATGGTGTTGCTAGAGATTGTCAGCGGAAGGAAGAACTGCATGACAAGGGCGAGGAGCCATAGCCTCCTTGACGATGACAACGCCTCGTCCCAAggaacgtcccaaacttcagcAGGGCACGAGCTCGTTTACTTCCCGCTTTATGCATTGGAGATGCACGAGCAGGGGAGGTACCTGGAGCTCGTTGACCCGAGACTAGCTGGCAGAGTGACGACCCAGGATGTGGAGAAGCTGGTACGCGTGGCGTTGTGTTGTGTCCAGGAGGAGCCAGGGCTCAGGCCGTCCATGACGAGCGTGGTTGGTATGCTGGAAGGGAAAGTTCCGTTGGGCGCCTTGAGAATCGAGGCGCTCAACTTTTTGCGATTTTACGGGCGGAGGTTTGTGGAGGCCTCCGTTGCGGAGGAGACCGGAGGGCTTAGTGAAGTCATGGTGTTTCCAGATGCAAATGCTTCACAATGTAGCAATATGAGTCTGTCTAATGCTGGTTTTTCTTTTATCTCATCTCACCAAATTTCTGGTCCAAGATga
- the LOC131024273 gene encoding cold shock protein 2-like encodes MADVARSAGTVKWFSGQKGFGFVSPDAGGDDLFVHQTEIQTEGFRTLREGQRVEFAVDCREDGRSKAVDVVILTRNQNSGGRGRGRGGGGYGRGRGRFGGGGSDGVECYNCGRIGHLARECYRGGGGDGGGGEGGGDGGYRSYGHGGGDRGGDSGYRGYGRRGGRGSGGRGRGGGGGRECYNCGEEGHFARDCPIEQN; translated from the coding sequence ATGGCGGATGTGGCGAGATCGGCGGGGACGGTGAAGTGGTTCAGCGGCCAGAAGGGCTTCGGCTTCGTCTCGCCGGACGCCGGCGGCGACGATCTCTTCGTGCACCAGACCGAGATCCAAACCGAGGGTTTCCGCACGCTGCGCGAGGGCCAGCGGGTCGAGTTCGCCGTAGATTGCCGCGAGGACGGCCGGAGCAAAGCCGTCGACGTCGTGATCCTCACCAGGAATCAGAATTCCGGTGGCCGCGGCCGCGGCAGAGGTGGCGGCGGCTATGGTAGGGGCAGAGGGAGGTTCGGCGGCGGCGGAAGTGATGGAGTGGAGTGCTACAATTGTGGCAGGATCGGCCACTTGGCTAGAGAGTGCTAtcgaggcggcggcggtgatggtggtggtggtgagggGGGAGGAGATGGTGGTTACCGCAGCTATGGACACGGCGGTGGTGATCGGGGAGGAGATAGTGGTTATCGTGGCTATGGACGCCGTGGTGGTCGCGGTAGCGGCGGCAGAggtcgcggcggcggcggtgggaGAGAGTGTTACAATTGTGGTGAAGAGGGGCATTTTGCTAGAGATTGCCCAATTGAGCaaaattga